From a region of the Listeria monocytogenes ATCC 19117 genome:
- a CDS encoding MarR family winged helix-turn-helix transcriptional regulator: MRREKTMDTLIRSIMIKSKRKMDAKVAQFGLTTQQARVLGFLNDNAANEIIQKDLQRIFQTRGASITSLIQGLEKKELISRKPSIRDGREKVVTLTEEGKRIVDEFNESFPREDDKAKKILSADEYKIFIDLLSKIDDNTE; the protein is encoded by the coding sequence GTGAGAAGAGAGAAAACGATGGATACGTTAATTCGTTCGATTATGATTAAATCCAAACGGAAAATGGACGCAAAAGTAGCTCAATTTGGGCTGACAACTCAACAAGCTAGAGTTCTAGGGTTTTTAAATGATAATGCGGCAAATGAAATTATCCAAAAAGATCTTCAGCGAATCTTCCAAACGCGTGGCGCAAGTATTACTAGCCTCATTCAAGGACTCGAGAAAAAAGAATTAATTTCTCGTAAACCAAGCATTCGAGATGGCAGAGAAAAAGTGGTCACTTTAACAGAAGAAGGTAAACGAATAGTGGATGAATTTAATGAATCCTTCCCGCGTGAAGATGATAAAGCGAAAAAAATCCTTTCCGCTGACGAGTATAAAATCTTTATTGATCTACTTAGTAAAATTGATGACAATACGGAATAA
- a CDS encoding MATE family efflux transporter has product MKHSDNYYLTKASIPKAIAHLSIPMMLGMSVGVIYNIINAFFIGLLHDTSMLTAVTLGLPMFTVLMAIGNMFGVGGGTYISRLLGKEEGIKAKQVSAFVLYGSLVLGIICAIILGFLINPVTHFLGADATSFLHTKNYTLALLICSPFIIANFALEQVVRSEGASRVSMNGMIIATVVNLVFDPLLILYFDFNVVGAAVSVGLASLFSLIYYAWYLEKKSEYLSIRFKWFKATKEIVQNVFKIGVSELLLSLFLIVTTLVLNHYSMIYGEGVVAGFGVALRVVQLPEFICMGLYMGIIPLLAYNYGSGNIARFEKAIRATAISIGLIVLLLSSLVFLFRFQVMHLFSDSQSVITLGVHIMVAMLISSLFSGFTGLFTSTFQAIGKAIPATIMSVSQGIIFIPVIILGQHYFGLMGVIWSLTATEILTCIIGVTLFTIHNVKIASSAKTKDLAV; this is encoded by the coding sequence ATGAAACACTCAGATAATTATTATTTAACAAAAGCGAGCATTCCTAAAGCGATAGCACATTTATCTATTCCGATGATGCTTGGAATGTCTGTAGGGGTCATATATAACATTATCAATGCGTTCTTTATAGGCTTGTTGCATGATACGTCGATGTTAACCGCGGTGACACTTGGATTACCGATGTTCACCGTTTTGATGGCGATTGGTAATATGTTTGGAGTAGGTGGTGGAACGTATATTTCGCGCTTGCTTGGGAAAGAAGAGGGAATAAAGGCAAAACAAGTATCCGCCTTTGTTTTATATGGAAGTTTAGTATTAGGAATTATCTGCGCCATCATACTTGGCTTTTTGATTAATCCAGTTACTCATTTTCTTGGGGCAGATGCAACGAGCTTTTTACACACGAAAAATTATACGTTGGCGCTTTTAATTTGTAGCCCGTTTATTATTGCGAATTTTGCTTTAGAACAGGTGGTTCGGTCTGAGGGAGCTTCGCGGGTTTCTATGAACGGAATGATAATTGCTACAGTTGTTAATTTAGTATTTGATCCATTGCTTATTTTGTATTTTGATTTTAATGTGGTGGGGGCCGCAGTTTCGGTAGGATTAGCAAGTTTATTTTCGCTGATTTACTATGCTTGGTATTTAGAGAAGAAAAGTGAGTATTTATCGATTCGTTTTAAATGGTTTAAAGCAACAAAAGAAATCGTTCAAAATGTGTTTAAAATTGGTGTTTCAGAGTTGCTTTTATCATTATTCCTCATTGTGACAACACTCGTTTTAAATCATTATTCGATGATTTACGGGGAAGGAGTAGTTGCAGGTTTTGGCGTGGCGCTTCGGGTGGTGCAGCTCCCTGAATTTATTTGTATGGGACTTTACATGGGGATAATTCCGCTGTTAGCTTATAATTACGGTTCGGGTAATATTGCGCGGTTTGAAAAAGCAATACGGGCTACTGCAATTAGTATCGGGCTTATTGTGCTCTTACTTTCGAGTCTGGTATTCCTCTTCCGTTTCCAAGTGATGCATCTATTTAGTGACAGTCAAAGTGTGATAACGCTTGGTGTGCATATTATGGTTGCGATGTTGATATCTTCTCTTTTCAGTGGATTTACGGGGCTGTTTACGAGTACTTTTCAAGCGATTGGGAAAGCGATTCCGGCTACGATTATGTCTGTTTCACAAGGCATCATTTTTATCCCAGTCATCATTTTAGGACAACATTATTTCGGACTTATGGGTGTGATTTGGTCCTTAACAGCGACTGAAATTCTGACATGTATCATTGGTGTGACACTATTCACAATCCACAATGTCAAAATAGCTAGTAGCGCAAAAACGAAAGACTTAGCCGTTTAA
- a CDS encoding TerC family protein has protein sequence MDTAMILEYGWVLLVLIGLEGILAADNAVVMAVMVKHLPDKQQKKALFYGLMGAFVFRFGALFLISFLANVWQVQALGAAYLLYIAISHIWKHAKGKDGEKEKKEKAGSGFWMTVLKVEIADIAFAIDSMLAAVALAITLPETGWGHIGGIDTGQFAIMFLGGLVGLIIIRFAATQFVKLLKSYPSLETAAFLIVGWVGVKLVIYTLAHPSLGVIPHSFPESTLWKLIFWGVMILIIIWGWFVSYRSKKKAETTK, from the coding sequence GTGGATACAGCAATGATTTTAGAGTACGGTTGGGTGTTACTTGTCCTAATCGGTCTTGAGGGGATTTTAGCAGCAGATAATGCAGTGGTTATGGCTGTGATGGTCAAACATCTCCCAGATAAACAACAGAAAAAAGCGTTATTTTACGGATTGATGGGTGCCTTTGTTTTCCGTTTTGGCGCATTATTCTTAATTTCCTTTTTGGCAAATGTTTGGCAAGTTCAAGCGCTTGGTGCCGCATATTTACTATATATCGCTATTAGTCACATTTGGAAACATGCAAAAGGAAAAGACGGAGAAAAAGAGAAGAAGGAAAAAGCTGGCTCTGGTTTTTGGATGACAGTTCTAAAAGTAGAGATTGCCGATATTGCGTTTGCGATTGATTCCATGCTTGCGGCAGTAGCACTTGCCATTACTCTTCCAGAAACAGGATGGGGACACATTGGAGGAATTGATACCGGGCAATTTGCGATTATGTTCTTAGGTGGACTTGTCGGCCTCATTATTATTCGTTTTGCAGCAACACAATTTGTTAAATTACTAAAAAGTTATCCAAGCCTCGAAACAGCCGCATTTTTAATTGTTGGTTGGGTAGGCGTGAAGCTTGTTATTTATACACTAGCTCATCCAAGTCTTGGGGTAATTCCACACAGCTTCCCTGAGTCAACACTGTGGAAATTAATTTTCTGGGGTGTGATGATTCTTATTATTATATGGGGATGGTTCGTTTCCTATCGTAGTAAGAAAAAAGCAGAAACAACTAAATAA
- a CDS encoding TerC family protein, producing MDVSIWGEYALVFLVLVVLEGILSADNAVVMAVIVKGLPHDKQRKALFYGLVGAFVFRFIALFLISFLVKIWEIQAIGAVYLLYLAIKHMWRLKKGKQEEVKEASEAKSTSFWGVVARVELTDIAFALDSMLAAAALVVTLPDLGNFDIGGMNGGQFIVMFLGGIAGLVVIRFAATQVVKLLERYPTLETAAFLIVGWVGVKMAVLTLAHPSVAIIPEDFPDSAVWKLTFWSVMIIIGLGGYIIARKKEKKTKRV from the coding sequence ATGGATGTTTCTATTTGGGGCGAATATGCGTTAGTTTTCCTTGTTTTAGTAGTACTTGAAGGAATTCTTTCCGCAGATAATGCCGTAGTTATGGCAGTAATTGTTAAAGGTTTACCGCACGATAAACAACGAAAAGCCTTGTTTTATGGGTTAGTAGGTGCCTTTGTTTTTCGTTTTATTGCACTATTTTTAATTTCATTTTTAGTAAAAATTTGGGAAATACAAGCTATCGGCGCGGTTTATTTATTGTACTTAGCAATTAAGCACATGTGGCGCCTTAAAAAAGGTAAACAAGAAGAAGTCAAAGAAGCATCAGAAGCCAAATCAACTTCCTTTTGGGGTGTAGTAGCTCGTGTGGAATTGACAGATATTGCTTTTGCACTGGATTCCATGTTAGCTGCAGCAGCATTAGTAGTTACTTTGCCAGATTTAGGGAATTTTGATATTGGGGGAATGAACGGTGGGCAATTTATCGTGATGTTCCTTGGTGGTATCGCAGGACTTGTCGTAATTCGTTTTGCAGCCACACAAGTGGTTAAATTATTAGAGCGTTACCCTACACTTGAAACAGCAGCGTTTTTAATTGTTGGTTGGGTTGGTGTGAAAATGGCGGTTCTAACGCTAGCACATCCTTCTGTAGCAATTATTCCAGAAGATTTTCCGGATTCAGCGGTTTGGAAGCTGACATTCTGGTCGGTTATGATAATAATAGGTTTGGGTGGTTATATCATTGCGAGAAAAAAAGAGAAGAAAACCAAAAGAGTTTGA
- a CDS encoding TrkH family potassium uptake protein, with translation MTPVQVIIAYYFIAVTISTIVLSLPFTLQKGVKVSFIDTLFTAASSVSVTGLATVDVSQTYSTAGIWVLMAIFQIGGLGVMMISTFFYLILKRRIGLKQRQLIMTDTNQFTMSGMVRMLREILVLIFGIELIGALILGIYFIPLYPNFWDAMFQGLYNSVSLVTNAGVDITGKSLMPFAYDYFVQFISILLIIAGAIGFPVLLETRRFLFEKNTLIPFRFSLFVKVTTLTYFVLLIVGGLLIWLFEYHHFFSGKSWDFGFFNSMFLSATSRSAGLQTIDSGALSISTLLLVSFLMFIGASPSSVGGGIRTTTFAITILFIYSVIRGRKHVYIFGRELHQEDVRKSLAVTLVAGFLSISAIVVLMQTETASLIAVIFEVFSAFGTTGLSVGLTPDLSTPGKIIIIALMFIGRVGIMYSMLSLRNKNQPKNAIRLPKEKIITG, from the coding sequence ATGACGCCCGTTCAAGTAATTATCGCGTATTATTTTATTGCGGTTACGATTTCTACCATCGTCTTAAGCTTACCGTTCACTCTACAAAAAGGGGTCAAGGTGTCGTTTATTGATACTCTATTTACAGCAGCGAGTTCGGTTAGTGTTACCGGGCTTGCAACAGTAGACGTTAGCCAGACTTATAGTACTGCTGGAATTTGGGTCTTAATGGCGATTTTCCAAATTGGTGGACTTGGTGTTATGATGATTAGTACGTTTTTCTATTTGATTTTAAAAAGACGGATTGGCTTAAAACAACGTCAATTAATTATGACGGATACTAACCAATTTACAATGAGCGGGATGGTCCGGATGCTTCGTGAGATTCTAGTGCTTATTTTCGGTATTGAGTTAATTGGAGCCTTGATTTTAGGGATTTACTTTATTCCGCTGTATCCGAATTTTTGGGACGCGATGTTCCAAGGATTATATAATTCTGTTTCACTCGTAACCAATGCGGGGGTTGATATCACCGGTAAATCGCTAATGCCCTTTGCCTATGATTATTTCGTTCAATTTATTTCGATTTTGTTGATTATTGCAGGTGCGATAGGTTTTCCTGTATTGCTTGAAACACGTAGATTTTTATTTGAAAAAAATACGTTAATTCCGTTTCGCTTTTCCCTTTTCGTGAAAGTAACGACGCTAACTTATTTTGTGCTTTTAATTGTGGGTGGTTTACTTATTTGGCTGTTTGAATATCATCATTTCTTTAGTGGGAAAAGTTGGGATTTCGGGTTCTTTAATTCGATGTTCTTATCTGCAACTTCACGAAGCGCAGGCTTACAAACGATTGATAGTGGGGCGTTGTCAATCTCTACGTTGTTGCTCGTTTCCTTCTTAATGTTTATTGGAGCATCGCCAAGTTCTGTTGGTGGTGGGATTCGAACGACAACTTTTGCAATTACGATTTTATTCATTTATTCGGTTATTCGCGGTCGAAAGCATGTGTACATTTTTGGTCGGGAATTGCATCAAGAAGACGTGCGGAAGTCACTCGCGGTCACGTTAGTAGCAGGGTTTTTGAGTATATCGGCCATAGTCGTTTTAATGCAAACAGAGACCGCCTCGTTAATTGCCGTCATTTTTGAAGTCTTTTCGGCGTTTGGTACTACAGGGCTTTCTGTAGGTTTGACACCAGATTTATCTACGCCGGGTAAAATTATTATTATTGCATTAATGTTTATTGGGCGCGTTGGTATTATGTACTCAATGCTGAGTTTAAGAAATAAAAATCAACCTAAAAATGCGATTCGTTTACCAAAAGAGAAAATTATTACAGGTTAA
- a CDS encoding DUF4064 domain-containing protein, which translates to MGSRKPEIIIGLIGSIIGILVGFWIINYGDSVTDYIQTFTYLPGELGNELANLGWITLIASVVALIASLLIKSAPRGWGVILVIIGIVLFFVIGTAWIISGILITLTGLMGIFRRPVPKSKY; encoded by the coding sequence ATGGGTTCAAGAAAACCAGAAATTATTATCGGATTAATTGGCTCTATCATTGGGATTCTAGTTGGCTTTTGGATTATTAATTATGGAGATTCAGTCACAGATTATATACAAACATTTACTTATTTACCTGGTGAATTAGGTAACGAGTTAGCAAATCTAGGGTGGATTACATTAATCGCATCTGTAGTTGCATTAATTGCTTCCCTTCTAATCAAATCAGCTCCACGTGGTTGGGGTGTTATCTTAGTAATTATCGGTATCGTGCTCTTCTTCGTTATCGGAACTGCTTGGATTATCTCCGGAATCTTAATCACTTTAACTGGTTTAATGGGTATTTTCAGACGCCCCGTTCCAAAATCAAAATATTAA
- a CDS encoding acyltransferase family protein → MEQTALKRESYFDNAKFILIFLVVFGHFLQTFIADYAGVRVLYIYIYTFHMPAFVLISGFFAKSFGKPGYLKKTMKKLILPYVFFQLIYSIFYYFLLSKDNLSIQFLDPEWSLWFLLSLFFWNIMLFIFAKIKPWKSICIALFVGLVAGYFDIIGGYLSLSRTLVFFPFFLVGYFLKKEHFYYLKTHFVMILGGIFIVLLLSFITFHPNLNDKWFLGSKPYANFVEVKSLGLFIRALVYLISFGSIAAFFSFIPRKRLFFTKWGKNTLYVYLLHGFFIKFFREGSQTDFQYSPSTFLLLFVVTFVLTVLLSSRLVKIFVQPVIELRVSMLRDVFSRLTKRESY, encoded by the coding sequence ATGGAACAAACCGCCTTAAAGCGGGAAAGTTATTTCGACAATGCCAAGTTTATTCTAATTTTTCTAGTTGTTTTCGGACATTTTCTCCAAACATTTATCGCGGATTATGCGGGTGTCCGTGTGCTTTATATTTATATCTACACGTTTCACATGCCTGCTTTCGTGCTAATATCCGGATTTTTCGCTAAAAGTTTTGGTAAGCCCGGTTATTTAAAAAAGACGATGAAAAAGCTCATTTTACCTTATGTGTTTTTTCAGCTAATATATAGTATTTTTTATTATTTTCTTTTAAGTAAAGACAATCTTTCTATCCAATTCCTTGATCCTGAATGGTCACTTTGGTTTTTACTAAGTTTGTTTTTCTGGAATATAATGTTATTTATTTTTGCAAAAATAAAGCCTTGGAAGTCGATTTGCATTGCTCTCTTCGTTGGATTGGTTGCTGGCTATTTTGATATTATTGGGGGGTATTTGAGTTTATCTCGGACACTTGTTTTTTTCCCGTTTTTCTTAGTTGGCTATTTTTTAAAGAAAGAACATTTTTATTACCTTAAAACGCATTTTGTCATGATTCTCGGGGGCATTTTCATTGTTTTACTTCTATCATTTATTACATTTCACCCTAACTTAAATGATAAATGGTTTTTAGGTTCTAAGCCTTATGCAAACTTTGTGGAAGTAAAGTCGTTAGGTCTATTCATTCGCGCACTTGTCTACTTGATTAGTTTTGGTTCGATTGCGGCTTTTTTCAGTTTTATTCCTAGAAAGAGGTTATTTTTCACTAAATGGGGTAAAAATACGTTATATGTTTATTTGTTGCATGGCTTCTTTATTAAGTTTTTTCGTGAAGGTAGTCAAACTGACTTTCAATATAGCCCATCAACATTTTTACTTCTATTCGTCGTTACTTTTGTTTTAACGGTATTATTATCAAGTCGATTGGTAAAAATATTCGTTCAACCGGTAATCGAACTTAGGGTATCTATGCTGCGAGATGTGTTTAGCCGCTTAACAAAACGGGAAAGTTATTAA
- a CDS encoding methylated-DNA--[protein]-cysteine S-methyltransferase, whose product MLKQQKTSPVGDLFITIDEKWIRNISYDEPKNWELLEGTIIEKELFQALTIQLDDYFEGKREHFDLPVLLKGTDFQQKVWQALSEIPYGVVVSYKDIAISAGSPKAVQAVGQANRANPIPIIIPCHRCVKSNGELGGYNGADVDKKQYLLALEKGLSLS is encoded by the coding sequence ATGCTAAAACAACAAAAAACATCGCCAGTGGGTGATTTATTTATAACTATTGATGAAAAGTGGATTAGGAATATTTCGTATGATGAGCCAAAAAATTGGGAACTTCTAGAAGGAACTATAATAGAAAAAGAACTTTTTCAAGCATTAACTATCCAACTAGATGACTATTTTGAAGGCAAGAGAGAGCATTTTGATTTGCCGGTGCTCCTTAAAGGAACCGATTTTCAACAAAAGGTTTGGCAAGCATTGAGTGAAATTCCGTATGGGGTTGTTGTGAGTTATAAAGACATTGCGATTTCAGCAGGTAGCCCTAAAGCTGTGCAAGCAGTAGGACAAGCGAATCGCGCTAACCCAATTCCGATTATTATCCCATGTCACAGATGCGTGAAAAGTAATGGAGAACTTGGGGGCTATAACGGGGCGGATGTAGATAAGAAACAATATTTACTTGCATTAGAAAAAGGCTTGAGTTTAAGTTAA